From the genome of Papaver somniferum cultivar HN1 chromosome 2, ASM357369v1, whole genome shotgun sequence, one region includes:
- the LOC113351799 gene encoding uncharacterized protein LOC113351799: MLHRLSKWNGKMQSLADRSVMIKHVLNTIPVHQMSSFKTYSDGGLNFRDVQCFNHDLLAEPSWRLRIVEDTVFPSSMQAKYFKNVSPLHCSKKNDSTWSWRSIGNEFDFIKRHNFWYLGDGKNILIWKDKWVVGLDGVPVSSSTVTNSQAVTHVSELIDSSNNCWKSDLINSLFDNNIAHLILNRRILVRSKDKLVWT, from the exons ATGCTTCATAGACTATCAAAGTGGAATGGGAAAATGCAATCACTGGCTGATAGATCTGTGATGATTAAACATGTTCTTAATACTATACCTGTCCATCAAATGAGTTCTTTCAA AACTTATTCAGATGGGGGTCTTAATTTCAGGGATGTCCAGTGTTTTAATCATGATCTTCTAGCTGAACCATCTTGGAGATTACGCATTGTTGAGGACACAGTATTCCCTTCTTCTATGCAGGCCAAGTACTTCAAGAATGTATCTCCCCTTCACTGTTCTAAGAAAAACGATTCTACTTGGAGCTGGAGAAGTATCGGTAATGAATTTGACTTTATAAAAAGGCACAATTTTTGGTATCTTGGTGATGGTAAAAACATCTTAATATGGAAAGATAAGTGGGTTGTAGGCTTAGATGGAGTTCCAGTTTCTTCTTCAACAGTCACTAATTCACAGGCAGTTACTCATGTCTCTGAGCTCATTGATTCAAGTAACAATTGTTGGAAGTCTGATCTTATTAATAGTTTGTTTGATAACAACATTGCTCATCTTATTCTTAATAGGAGAATACTTGTGAGAAGTAAGGACAAGCTAGTGTGGACTTAA